A DNA window from Alligator mississippiensis isolate rAllMis1 chromosome 11, rAllMis1, whole genome shotgun sequence contains the following coding sequences:
- the LOC109280978 gene encoding zinc finger protein RFP-like has product MAAASAVQSLRDEATCSVCLELFTDPVMIVGCGHNFCRACIAQCWEGAETDVTCPQCRQTFAQRLLGPNRQLANVVEVVKGLSVGSAEGAGGRMVCEQHGEALKLFCETDQVLMCVICRESRAHRAHPAAPIQEAAQQCKEQIQTQLQLLRGERERLEALRGSESQKHQEYQQKAAAERQTIVAAFERLRRFLEEQERLVLAELGEVESGIEKSQGETVTQLSKEISHLTNLIRELEGKCQQAASDLLQDMRSTLSRCRKEQFQLPEGICSELETRLSILSGQTLALQETLTKFQEILPSTLEKGKRVPKGSYTKATVTLDPDTANPWLVLSADRRSVRWADKRQPVPDNPERFDVNQCVLGREGFTSGRHCWEAEVGQRDWAVGVAKESVRRKERIIFSPEEGIWAVERCGDHVRALTAPARTPLSLHRAPRRVRVCLDCAGGQVSFLDADTEAPIFTFPPASFAGDRIRPWFSLWERRPGSELRLCH; this is encoded by the exons ATGGCCGCGGCGAGCGCTGTACAAAGCCTCCGGGACGAGGCGACCTGCTCCGTCTGCCTGGAGCTGTTCACGGACCCGGTGATGATCGTGGGCTGCGGGCACAACTTCTGCCGAGCCTGCATcgcccagtgctgggagggggccgaGACGGACgtcacctgcccccagtgcagacaGACCTTTGCCCAGAGGCTCCTGGGCCCAAACAGGCAGCTGGCGAATGTAGTCGAAGTGGTCAAGGGCCTGAGCGTGGGGTCAGCGGAGGGAGCCGGGGGCAGGATGGTGTGCGAGCAGCACGGGGAGGCTCTGAAGCTCTTCTGCGAGACAGACCAGGTCCTGATGTGCGTGATCTGCCGGGAGTCCCGGGCGCACCGAGCTCACCCCGCGGCTCCCATCCAGGAGGCTGCACAGCAGTGCAAG GAACAAATTCAGACTCAGCTGCAGCTGctaaggggggagagggagaggcttGAAGCACTGCGAGGGAGTGAAAGCCAGAAACACCAGGAATACCAG CAAAAGGCAGCAGCCGAGAGGCAGACGATTGTGGCTGCGTTTGAGCGACTGCGCCGGTTTCTGGAGGAACAAGAGCGACTCGTGCTGGCCGAGCTGGGAGAGGTGGAGAGCGGGATTGAGAAGAGTCAGGGGGAGACTGTCACCCAACTCTCCAAGGAGATTTCCCATCTCACCAacctgatcagggagctggaggggaagTGCCAGCAGGCCGCCAGTGACCTCCTGCAG GACATGAGGAGCACGCTGAGCAG GTGCAGGAAGGAGCAGTTCCAGCTGCCAGAGGGGATTTGCTCAGAGCTGGAAACAAGACTCAGCATCTTGTCTGGACAAACGCTAGCTCTACAGGAGACTTTGACAAAGTTTCAAG agaTTCTGCCGTCCACCTTGGAGAAGGGCAAAAGGGTACCAAAGGGATCATACACAAAGG CGACGGTGACTCTGGATCCAGACACAGCAAATCCCTGGCTCGTCCTGTCTGCAGATCGGAGAAGTGTGAGATGGGCAGACAAACGGCAGCCTGTGCCCGACAATCCTGAGAGATTTGATGTGAACCAGTGTGTGCTGGGCCGGGAGGGATTCACCTCCGGGAGACACTGCTGGGAGGcggaggtggggcagagggactgGGCCGTGGGGGTCGCCAAAGAGTCTGTGAGGAGGAAGGAACGGATCATATTTAGCCCCGAGGAGGGGATCTGGGCAGTGGAGCGCTGTGGGGATCACGTCCGGGCTCTCACGGCCCCTGCTCGCACCCCCCTGTCCCTGCACCGGGCGCCCAGGAGGGTGCGGGTCTGTCTGGACTGTGCGGGGGGGCAGGTGTCGTTTCTCGATGCTGACACCGAGGCCCCGATCTTCACCTTCCCGCCGGCCTCCTTCGCTGGGGACAGAATCCGGCCCTGGTTCTCGCTCTGGGAGAGGAGGCCTGGGTCCGAGCTGAGACTGTGCCATTGA